The Flavobacterium marginilacus genome window below encodes:
- the ffh gene encoding signal recognition particle protein, with amino-acid sequence MFDNLSDKLDKAFHILKGHGKITEVNVAETLKEVRRALLDADVNFKIAKDFTTKVKEKAIGQDVLTTLQPGQLLVKLVKDELTELMGGDVAGVNLQGNPSIILMSGLQGSGKTTFSGKLANYLQTKKNKKPLLVACDIYRPAAIQQLYVVGDSIGVEVYSEPENKNPVEIAQNAIKHAKANGFNVVIVDTAGRLAVDKEMMDEIEKVHKAIQPQETLFVVDSMTGQDAVNTAKAFNDILNFDGVILTKLDGDTRGGAAISIKSVVNKPIKFVGTGEKMDAIDVFYPNRMAERILGMGDVVSLVERAQEQYDEEEARKIQKKIAKNEFGFDDFLSQIQQVKKMGNMKDLVGMIPGASKAMKDIEIEDDAFKHIEAIIHSMTPIERSKPAVIDAKRKIRIAKGSGTKVEQVNQLMKQFEQMSKMMKMMQGPGGKNLMKMMGGMKGGMPGGMPGMR; translated from the coding sequence ATGTTCGATAATTTAAGCGATAAACTAGACAAAGCCTTTCATATATTAAAAGGACACGGAAAAATCACCGAGGTAAACGTTGCAGAAACTTTGAAAGAAGTTCGCCGTGCTTTGCTCGATGCCGATGTCAACTTTAAAATTGCCAAAGATTTTACCACCAAAGTAAAAGAAAAAGCAATTGGTCAGGATGTATTAACGACATTACAGCCGGGGCAATTATTGGTAAAGCTTGTTAAAGATGAGCTTACTGAACTGATGGGCGGTGATGTTGCCGGTGTTAATCTTCAGGGAAATCCATCGATTATATTAATGTCAGGTTTGCAGGGATCTGGAAAAACTACTTTTTCCGGTAAACTGGCGAATTATCTTCAGACAAAAAAGAATAAAAAACCGCTTTTGGTTGCTTGTGATATCTATCGTCCGGCGGCGATTCAGCAGTTGTATGTTGTGGGAGATTCGATAGGAGTTGAGGTTTACTCTGAACCAGAAAATAAAAATCCGGTTGAGATTGCACAAAATGCAATCAAACATGCCAAAGCTAATGGATTCAATGTTGTAATTGTCGATACTGCAGGGCGTTTGGCTGTCGATAAGGAAATGATGGATGAAATTGAGAAAGTTCACAAAGCAATCCAGCCACAGGAAACTTTATTCGTTGTGGATTCTATGACAGGTCAGGATGCTGTGAATACTGCAAAAGCATTCAACGATATCTTAAATTTTGACGGGGTTATCTTAACCAAATTAGATGGTGATACCCGCGGAGGAGCTGCGATTTCGATTAAATCAGTAGTGAACAAACCAATTAAGTTTGTTGGTACAGGCGAGAAAATGGATGCGATTGATGTTTTCTATCCAAATCGTATGGCAGAGCGTATCCTTGGTATGGGAGACGTTGTGTCTTTGGTAGAGAGAGCTCAAGAACAATATGACGAAGAAGAAGCTAGAAAAATCCAAAAGAAAATTGCTAAAAACGAATTTGGTTTTGACGATTTCCTTTCACAGATTCAGCAGGTTAAGAAAATGGGTAATATGAAAGACTTGGTAGGAATGATACCGGGAGCTTCAAAAGCAATGAAAGATATCGAAATTGAAGATGATGCTTTCAAACATATTGAAGCGATTATCCATTCGATGACACCGATTGAAAGAAGCAAGCCTGCCGTAATTGATGCCAAAAGAAAAATTAGGATTGCCAAAGGTTCCGGGACAAAAGTGGAGCAGGTGAATCAATTGATGAAACAGTTTGAGCAAATGAGCAAAATGATGAAAATGATGCAGGGGCCGGGAGGAAAAAACCTGATGAAAATGATGGGCGGAATGAAAGGCGGAATGCCTGGAGGTATGCCGGGAATGAGATAA
- a CDS encoding bifunctional 5,10-methylenetetrahydrofolate dehydrogenase/5,10-methenyltetrahydrofolate cyclohydrolase — protein MQLLDGKKTSEDIKNEIAAKVKTMKDNGEKVPHLAAVIVGTDGASLTYVGSKVRSCEQIGFESTLVSLPADITEEALLAKIKELNEDDNLDGYIVQLPLPKHIDEQKILMAIDPDKDVDGFHPANFGKMALDMETFLPATPYGIMELLERYKVETAGKHTVVIGRSHIVGRPMSILMSRKGNPGDSTVTLTHSRTKNLEEYTKNADIIITALGVPEFLKADMVKDGVVVIDVGITRVEDASNPKGYKITGDVDFDGVSKKSSFITPVPGGVGPMTIAMLLKNTLLAREIRSRNK, from the coding sequence ATGCAGCTACTCGACGGGAAAAAAACATCGGAAGACATTAAAAATGAAATCGCAGCCAAAGTAAAAACAATGAAAGACAATGGGGAAAAAGTACCTCATTTGGCAGCAGTTATTGTAGGAACAGACGGAGCAAGCTTAACGTATGTGGGAAGCAAAGTGCGTTCCTGCGAACAAATTGGTTTCGAATCTACTTTGGTAAGTTTACCTGCTGATATCACCGAAGAAGCTCTTCTTGCTAAGATTAAGGAATTAAACGAAGATGATAATCTTGATGGCTACATCGTTCAGTTACCGCTTCCAAAACATATTGACGAGCAAAAAATCCTGATGGCTATTGATCCTGACAAAGATGTGGATGGTTTTCACCCTGCCAATTTTGGAAAAATGGCTTTGGATATGGAAACGTTTTTGCCGGCAACTCCATATGGAATAATGGAATTATTGGAGCGTTATAAGGTAGAAACAGCTGGAAAACATACCGTAGTTATCGGGCGCAGCCATATTGTGGGCCGGCCAATGAGTATTTTGATGAGCCGTAAGGGAAATCCTGGTGATTCAACGGTGACTTTGACGCACAGCAGAACTAAAAACTTGGAAGAGTACACCAAAAATGCTGATATTATTATTACGGCTTTAGGAGTGCCTGAGTTTTTAAAGGCTGATATGGTAAAAGACGGCGTAGTAGTAATTGATGTGGGAATTACCCGTGTTGAAGACGCTTCAAATCCAAAAGGATATAAAATTACAGGTGACGTTGATTTTGACGGCGTAAGCAAAAAGTCATCTTTCATCACTCCCGTTCCAGGCGGTGTTGGACCAATGACAATTGCAATGCTGTTAAAAAACACATTATTGGCAAGAGAAATCAGAAGCAGAAATAAATAA
- a CDS encoding magnesium transporter CorA family protein has translation MKAFYKNNNGLIESKEWTPNCWINIECPTEDEKKYLLEELQIPEEFYNDIEDIDERPRIEVENGWTLIIIRIPVSTDNVKLPFNTIPVGVIFKEEICVTISFHKTEMLTDFVIYTQRKNKDIKDNFDLVLKLLLSSSVWYLKYLKQVNQKIKLAEDNLEESIKNEELQALLQIEKCLVFFMTSLKGNDILLHRIKNVKSQRDFYDPELLEDVEIELRQAQETTNIYSDILTGMMDAYASVISNNLNAIMKQMTSISIILMIPTVIASLYGMNVPNNLENNNYGMPIIILVSVLLSMFGVFLFKRRRWF, from the coding sequence ATGAAGGCTTTTTACAAAAACAATAACGGATTAATCGAGTCTAAAGAGTGGACTCCAAACTGCTGGATAAATATTGAATGTCCAACAGAAGACGAAAAAAAATACCTCTTAGAAGAATTACAAATCCCTGAGGAATTCTACAATGATATCGAAGATATTGATGAAAGACCCCGTATAGAAGTAGAGAATGGCTGGACTTTGATTATTATTAGGATTCCAGTAAGTACAGATAATGTAAAACTGCCTTTTAACACAATTCCTGTTGGTGTTATTTTTAAGGAAGAAATTTGTGTTACCATTAGTTTTCATAAAACGGAAATGCTGACGGATTTTGTAATCTACACTCAGCGGAAAAATAAAGACATCAAAGATAATTTTGATTTGGTTTTAAAACTGCTCTTATCATCAAGCGTTTGGTATTTGAAATACTTGAAACAGGTTAATCAAAAGATAAAACTGGCCGAAGATAATTTGGAAGAATCTATCAAAAATGAAGAATTACAAGCCTTGCTGCAAATAGAAAAATGTTTGGTTTTTTTTATGACTTCCTTGAAAGGCAATGATATATTACTCCATCGAATCAAGAATGTTAAATCCCAAAGAGATTTTTATGACCCTGAATTGTTGGAAGATGTAGAGATTGAGTTGCGTCAAGCGCAAGAAACAACTAATATTTATAGCGACATTTTAACAGGAATGATGGATGCTTACGCCTCGGTTATTTCTAATAATTTGAATGCGATTATGAAACAGATGACTTCTATCTCCATTATTTTGATGATTCCTACAGTAATTGCCAGTTTGTATGGGATGAATGTGCCAAATAACTTAGAAAACAATAATTACGGTATGCCAATTATTATACTTGTTTCAGTATTGCTTTCTATGTTTGGTGTTTTTTTATTTAAAAGAAGAAGATGGTTTTGA
- a CDS encoding IS1182 family transposase, giving the protein MAKVIFKSQSINTPELFPINIFDKISENHPVRLVDKIVNSLDISHILKIYKGGGTSAYHPRMMLKVLFYSYLSNTYSCRKIAKALTENIHFMFISGNSTPDFRTINDFRGKILKENIKDLFAEVVKMLVEMGYVSLDIQYIDGTKIEAKSNKYTFVWRGSIEKYKEKLEVKINSILSDIENSILSDNQEVNKEELPKKINSEELKEKLSELNKKLKEPNKKITKELEKLQEEHLPKLEKYEKDLVILGNRNSYSKTDPDATFMRMKEDHMKNGQLKPAYNPQISTENQFITNVTIHQTPNDTTTLKSHLEEFEKMYQKQSKTVVADAGYGSEENYEMLENKDITTYVKYNYFHKEQKKKMKDNPFLVQNLFYNIQQDFYVCPMGQRMENIGSGKRTSANGYESQVSYYQAKRCDGCPLRSLCHKAKGNRTIEVNHRLNQLRAQAKELLMSEKGLEHRSKRPIEVEAVFGQLKNNNKFSRFTFTSIEKVEMEFLLMAIGHNFRKMIAKNNDASKTHLKISFRVLNRAIKVEIHFLNTVTEYFFINQPTQNRFLKFAA; this is encoded by the coding sequence ATGGCTAAAGTAATATTTAAATCGCAATCGATCAATACACCGGAACTTTTTCCGATAAATATTTTTGATAAAATTTCAGAAAACCATCCTGTCCGCTTAGTGGATAAGATTGTCAATTCATTGGATATAAGTCATATACTTAAAATATATAAAGGAGGAGGCACCTCGGCCTATCATCCCAGAATGATGCTTAAGGTTTTGTTTTACAGTTATTTAAGCAACACTTATTCCTGCCGAAAAATAGCAAAGGCACTTACTGAGAACATTCATTTTATGTTTATTTCAGGCAACTCAACTCCTGATTTTAGAACCATTAACGATTTTAGAGGAAAGATTTTAAAAGAAAACATCAAAGATTTATTTGCAGAGGTGGTCAAAATGCTTGTGGAAATGGGCTATGTCAGTCTGGATATCCAATACATTGATGGAACAAAAATAGAAGCCAAATCCAATAAATACACCTTTGTCTGGCGGGGTTCTATAGAGAAATACAAAGAAAAGCTCGAAGTAAAAATCAACAGTATCTTATCCGACATTGAAAACAGTATTTTATCAGATAATCAAGAAGTCAACAAGGAAGAATTACCAAAAAAAATAAACTCGGAAGAGCTGAAAGAAAAATTATCAGAACTCAATAAAAAACTCAAAGAGCCCAACAAGAAGATAACCAAAGAGCTTGAAAAGCTTCAGGAAGAGCACCTGCCAAAGCTTGAAAAATACGAAAAAGATTTAGTGATTTTAGGCAATAGAAACTCCTACAGTAAGACAGATCCTGACGCTACCTTTATGAGAATGAAGGAAGACCATATGAAAAACGGACAGTTAAAACCTGCATACAATCCTCAGATTTCTACTGAAAATCAATTCATTACCAACGTAACCATTCATCAGACACCTAACGACACTACGACTTTAAAATCCCATTTGGAGGAATTTGAAAAAATGTATCAAAAACAAAGCAAAACAGTTGTAGCCGATGCTGGTTATGGAAGCGAAGAAAACTACGAAATGCTTGAAAATAAAGACATAACGACCTATGTAAAGTATAATTATTTTCACAAAGAACAGAAGAAAAAAATGAAGGACAATCCGTTTCTTGTCCAGAATTTGTTCTACAATATACAGCAGGATTTTTATGTGTGTCCAATGGGACAAAGAATGGAAAACATTGGCAGTGGAAAACGGACATCGGCCAACGGATACGAATCACAAGTATCTTATTATCAAGCAAAAAGATGTGATGGATGTCCACTTAGAAGTTTGTGCCATAAAGCCAAAGGAAACAGAACAATAGAAGTAAACCACCGCCTGAACCAATTAAGGGCTCAGGCCAAAGAGCTGCTCATGAGCGAAAAAGGACTCGAACACCGAAGCAAACGCCCAATAGAAGTTGAAGCAGTATTCGGACAGCTAAAAAACAACAATAAATTCAGCCGGTTTACTTTCACAAGCATCGAAAAAGTGGAAATGGAATTTCTATTGATGGCTATCGGGCATAATTTCAGAAAAATGATAGCAAAGAACAATGATGCGTCGAAAACTCATCTAAAAATCTCCTTCAGAGTTCTAAATAGAGCTATAAAAGTCGAAATTCACTTTTTAAATACTGTAACAGAATATTTTTTCATTAATCAACCAACCCAAAATCGATTCCTGAAATTTGCAGCATAA
- the rluF gene encoding 23S rRNA pseudouridine(2604) synthase RluF, translated as MEENLKRLNKFIAETGYCSRREADKFIEEGRVTINGAVPELGTKVAPDDEVRIDGKLIREKTEKPIYLAFYKPVGIECTTNLEVRNNIVDYINYPKRIFPIGRLDKASEGLIFMTNDGDIVNKILRARNNHEKEYTVTVNKPITDRFIERMGNGVPILDTVTRKCKVEQISKYIFKIILTQGLNRQIRRMCEYLGYEVTALKRIRIINISLDIPVGRYRDLTDAEIKELNQLIEPSSKTEEASLPKPEPQKRRTEFIKKDDPRFKKGRDY; from the coding sequence ATGGAAGAAAATCTAAAACGTCTCAATAAATTCATTGCCGAAACAGGCTACTGTTCCCGCCGTGAAGCCGATAAATTCATAGAAGAAGGCCGGGTAACCATCAATGGAGCAGTACCGGAACTAGGAACCAAAGTCGCGCCAGATGACGAAGTGCGTATAGACGGAAAACTAATCCGTGAGAAAACCGAAAAACCTATATATCTTGCTTTCTACAAACCAGTAGGAATAGAATGCACCACCAATCTGGAAGTCCGCAACAATATTGTGGATTACATTAATTATCCCAAACGTATTTTTCCGATCGGCCGATTGGACAAAGCCAGTGAAGGTCTGATCTTTATGACCAATGACGGTGATATCGTCAACAAAATACTACGGGCCCGCAACAATCACGAAAAAGAATATACCGTAACGGTAAACAAACCCATAACCGACCGTTTCATTGAACGAATGGGCAATGGCGTACCTATTCTGGACACTGTAACCCGCAAATGTAAAGTAGAGCAAATCAGTAAATACATCTTCAAAATCATTCTGACGCAAGGTTTAAACCGCCAGATCCGAAGAATGTGCGAATATTTAGGCTACGAAGTTACCGCTCTGAAACGCATCAGAATTATCAATATTTCACTGGACATTCCAGTAGGACGCTACCGCGATTTAACCGATGCCGAAATTAAAGAACTTAACCAATTAATCGAACCTTCTAGCAAAACAGAGGAAGCAAGTTTACCAAAACCAGAACCTCAAAAAAGAAGAACTGAATTCATCAAAAAGGATGATCCCCGATTTAAGAAGGGAAGAGATTATTAA
- a CDS encoding alpha/beta fold hydrolase: MSLKKSIQFLFVKSVGQYINLLSFVHPKNALNLSYKLFTNPRVGKIQENQLPEILQGTIKEKFQHDEHYFQTYTWEGNDTKILLVHGWESNSARWEKTLPYLQKSGSTIIAIDAPAHGQSSGKEFNVPRYAEFINKAVKKYNPSIIIGHSIGGSACVYHQYLHPETSIKKMVILGAPSDLKTLIDNYIQMLSLNRKMFALLEKRYLENFNFRLEDFSGETFAKHIQIDGIIAHDTTDTVVAFSEGQKIASGWKKGKFITTKDLGHSMHDDKLYKEIYQFLFEK, encoded by the coding sequence TTGAGCCTAAAAAAAAGCATTCAGTTTTTATTTGTCAAATCTGTTGGGCAATACATTAATTTATTGAGTTTTGTGCATCCAAAAAATGCGCTGAACCTATCGTATAAACTTTTTACCAACCCCAGAGTAGGTAAAATTCAGGAAAACCAGCTCCCTGAAATCCTTCAGGGCACCATAAAAGAAAAATTCCAGCATGACGAACACTATTTCCAAACCTATACCTGGGAAGGAAATGACACCAAAATTCTTTTGGTTCACGGCTGGGAAAGCAATTCGGCCCGCTGGGAGAAAACCCTGCCCTATCTCCAAAAATCAGGAAGCACCATCATCGCCATAGACGCCCCTGCACACGGACAAAGCAGCGGTAAAGAATTCAACGTGCCCCGCTATGCCGAATTTATCAACAAAGCTGTCAAAAAATACAACCCGAGCATCATTATCGGTCACTCTATCGGCGGTTCGGCCTGTGTCTATCATCAGTATCTGCATCCAGAAACCAGTATCAAAAAAATGGTGATTCTCGGCGCTCCTTCCGATTTAAAAACACTCATCGATAATTATATTCAAATGCTGAGTCTCAACCGCAAAATGTTTGCACTTTTAGAAAAACGATATCTGGAAAATTTCAATTTCAGACTGGAAGATTTCTCAGGAGAGACATTTGCCAAACATATCCAAATTGACGGAATCATCGCCCATGATACCACCGATACAGTAGTTGCGTTTTCTGAAGGACAAAAAATAGCCAGCGGCTGGAAAAAAGGAAAATTCATCACTACTAAAGATTTAGGCCATTCCATGCACGACGATAAACTATATAAAGAAATCTATCAGTTTTTATTTGAAAAATAG
- a CDS encoding zinc ribbon domain-containing protein, with protein MANTKELSVEDKLRAIYDLQLIDSRIDEIRNVRGELPLEVEDLEDEVAGLSTRSEKLKGELEVIENLIKQKINAIDEHKEAVKKYTKQQENVRNNREFNSLTKEVEFQELEIQLAEKQIKEMKASIEHKKEAISSSKEKLDSKSSHLKHKKSELDAIMSETQKEEAFLTEKSAEFEALIEERLLAAYKRIRSSVRNGLAVVSIERGASAGSFFTIPPQTQVEIAARKKILIDEHSGRILVDTVLAQEEREKMEQLFATF; from the coding sequence ATGGCGAATACGAAAGAATTAAGTGTTGAGGACAAGTTAAGAGCAATTTACGATTTACAGTTAATTGACTCTAGAATTGACGAAATCAGAAACGTTAGAGGAGAGCTTCCTTTAGAAGTTGAAGATCTTGAAGATGAAGTTGCTGGTTTAAGCACTCGTTCAGAGAAATTGAAAGGAGAACTTGAGGTAATCGAGAACCTTATCAAGCAGAAAATCAATGCAATTGATGAGCACAAAGAAGCTGTCAAAAAATACACTAAGCAGCAAGAAAACGTTCGCAACAATAGAGAATTCAATTCTTTGACAAAAGAAGTTGAGTTTCAGGAATTAGAAATTCAATTAGCAGAAAAGCAAATTAAAGAAATGAAAGCTTCTATTGAGCACAAAAAAGAGGCAATTAGTTCTTCTAAAGAAAAATTAGATTCTAAATCATCTCATTTAAAACATAAAAAATCAGAATTAGATGCTATCATGTCCGAAACTCAAAAAGAAGAGGCATTCCTGACTGAAAAATCAGCAGAATTTGAAGCATTAATCGAAGAGCGTCTTTTGGCAGCTTACAAAAGAATCAGAAGCAGTGTTCGTAACGGACTTGCAGTTGTTTCTATCGAAAGAGGAGCATCAGCTGGATCTTTCTTCACGATTCCGCCGCAGACACAGGTTGAAATTGCAGCCAGAAAGAAAATCCTAATCGATGAGCACTCTGGAAGAATTTTAGTCGACACCGTTCTGGCTCAAGAAGAAAGAGAGAAAATGGAGCAATTATTTGCTACATTCTAA
- a CDS encoding Nif3-like dinuclear metal center hexameric protein — MSTIKEILSVLEEMAPLAYAEDFDNVGLIIGDENTTATGILVCHDALENVIDEAIAKKCNLVVCFHPILFNGIKKITGQNYVERALLKAIKNDIAIYAVHTALDNHPEGVNKIFCDTLGLIKTQILIPKQNHIRKLVTYTIRDNAEKVRNALFDAGAGSIGNYDKCSFNSEGTFTYQGNEKSEPTIGEKGVLSRGTEVKIEVVYAKHLESKIIKALRENHIYEEVATEIYNMKNTFNHIGLGMIGELEEEMDEIDFLAYAKDKMQAVGIRHSAFTGKKIKKVAVLGGSGSFAIKNAIQAGADAYLTSDLKYHQYYEAENKLLLADIGHFESERYTKEYIVDYLRKKIPNFAIILSEENTNPVKYL; from the coding sequence ATGAGTACAATAAAAGAAATCCTTTCTGTTCTTGAAGAAATGGCTCCATTGGCTTATGCCGAAGATTTTGACAACGTAGGTTTAATAATTGGGGACGAAAATACAACGGCAACCGGAATTTTGGTCTGCCATGATGCTTTGGAGAATGTAATCGACGAAGCCATTGCCAAAAAATGTAATCTGGTGGTTTGTTTCCACCCTATTTTATTCAATGGAATAAAAAAAATAACAGGACAAAATTATGTAGAGCGCGCCCTGCTCAAAGCCATCAAAAATGATATCGCCATTTATGCTGTTCATACCGCACTGGACAATCATCCTGAAGGAGTAAATAAAATATTCTGCGATACTCTGGGACTCATAAAAACCCAGATTTTAATCCCAAAACAAAATCATATCCGAAAACTGGTTACTTACACCATCCGAGACAATGCCGAGAAAGTCCGCAACGCTTTGTTCGATGCAGGTGCAGGAAGCATTGGGAATTATGACAAATGCAGTTTCAACTCTGAAGGAACTTTTACGTATCAGGGTAACGAAAAAAGCGAACCAACCATTGGAGAAAAAGGTGTATTATCAAGAGGAACCGAGGTTAAAATCGAAGTGGTTTACGCCAAACATCTGGAGTCCAAAATCATAAAAGCCCTAAGAGAAAACCATATTTACGAAGAAGTTGCCACCGAAATCTACAATATGAAAAACACCTTTAACCATATTGGTTTAGGAATGATTGGCGAGCTTGAGGAAGAAATGGACGAGATAGATTTCTTAGCATACGCCAAAGACAAAATGCAGGCCGTCGGAATCCGCCACTCGGCATTTACAGGCAAAAAAATTAAAAAAGTAGCCGTCTTGGGCGGTTCTGGAAGTTTTGCCATCAAAAATGCAATTCAGGCCGGAGCTGACGCTTATCTGACATCTGATTTAAAATATCATCAATATTACGAAGCCGAAAACAAGCTTTTATTGGCTGATATCGGACATTTTGAAAGCGAACGCTATACAAAAGAGTATATTGTTGATTATCTTAGAAAAAAAATCCCTAATTTTGCAATCATTTTATCGGAAGAAAATACAAATCCAGTTAAGTACTTATAG
- a CDS encoding tetratricopeptide repeat protein has translation MKKNYFTVLILLLLTGTVEAQKEKIKEAEKEMIGGNFQSAISILKSIEYQVYNSKEEEKSQYYFIQGSSFLGLADKKTDTGKNLVLAAKSYRETIKIESESGKRRYTGQIQSSFKNIKEELVKAANDDFKDSKHIDSANELYEAYLIDPKDTINLYYTASAFTNGKDFIAAQKHYETLKNINYSGIGTDYYAVNRTTKKEEPFATVNDRDISIQAGTHEKPRNEKRPSKRGEIYKNIALIYFQNGYIDKAKKAVSDAIVKNPEDISLALAQAYLFIETKDYESFKKAIEPILKKNQNDADLVFNLGVLSAKAKNTVDAENFYLKAITLNPQYINAYINLSFLKLDEGETINDDMNKLGTSPGEMKKYDDLKAKRDIIYKKTIPYLQKAIEIDPKHEDVSKSLLSVYNALEMTAEYKELKAKLY, from the coding sequence ATGAAAAAAAACTATTTTACTGTTTTAATTTTATTATTACTTACCGGTACCGTTGAAGCCCAAAAAGAAAAAATAAAAGAAGCTGAAAAAGAGATGATCGGGGGTAATTTTCAGAGTGCAATCTCTATTCTTAAAAGTATTGAATATCAAGTTTACAATTCTAAAGAAGAAGAAAAGTCTCAATATTACTTCATTCAAGGAAGTTCATTTTTAGGATTAGCCGATAAAAAAACTGACACAGGCAAAAACTTAGTTCTAGCAGCAAAATCGTATAGAGAAACCATCAAAATTGAATCAGAGTCAGGAAAAAGAAGATATACCGGCCAGATTCAGAGTTCTTTTAAAAATATTAAAGAAGAATTGGTAAAAGCTGCTAATGACGATTTTAAAGACAGCAAGCATATAGACAGTGCCAACGAACTCTATGAAGCTTATCTAATAGATCCAAAAGACACCATCAATTTATATTATACTGCATCAGCCTTCACAAATGGAAAAGATTTCATTGCTGCGCAAAAACATTACGAAACACTAAAAAACATTAACTATTCTGGAATTGGCACTGATTATTATGCCGTAAACAGGACTACAAAAAAAGAAGAACCTTTTGCAACTGTAAATGACCGGGATATTTCTATTCAAGCTGGTACCCATGAAAAACCACGAAACGAAAAAAGACCATCTAAAAGAGGCGAAATTTATAAAAACATTGCTTTAATCTATTTTCAAAACGGATATATTGACAAGGCAAAAAAAGCAGTTTCAGATGCCATAGTAAAAAATCCTGAAGATATTTCTTTGGCATTGGCACAAGCTTATTTGTTTATAGAAACCAAAGACTATGAATCGTTTAAAAAAGCAATAGAACCTATTTTAAAAAAGAATCAGAATGATGCAGATTTAGTTTTTAATTTGGGCGTTCTGAGCGCTAAAGCCAAAAACACTGTCGATGCCGAAAATTTTTATTTGAAAGCAATTACACTTAATCCTCAATATATTAATGCTTATATAAATCTATCTTTTCTAAAACTGGACGAAGGTGAAACTATAAATGATGATATGAATAAATTAGGTACATCACCTGGTGAAATGAAAAAATATGATGATTTAAAAGCAAAAAGAGATATAATTTATAAAAAAACGATTCCTTATCTCCAAAAAGCTATTGAAATAGATCCTAAACACGAAGACGTTTCTAAAAGCCTTCTGAGTGTTTACAATGCTTTAGAGATGACTGCCGAGTATAAAGAATTAAAAGCGAAACTATATTAA
- the lpxK gene encoding tetraacyldisaccharide 4'-kinase has protein sequence MNLLRKILFPFAVLYGFITSVRNFLFDIRFLKSYSFNLPIIAVGNLSVGGTGKTPQIEYLIRLLSDKYKVAALSRGYKRQSEGFILANSDSNALELGDEPFQFYQKFNNIQVAVDANRKNGIDQLLSHSNPPEVILLDDAFQHRKVKAGFYIMLTAYGDLYCDDYMLPTGNLRESRSGVKRAAIVVVTKCPSDLSKEKQNTIKKQLNLSPNQSLFFTFIAYDDVVYSNEKTIKVSVIKSREKLLLAGIAKPESFFAHLMQGNDECLTFPDHHHFSESELQEIKKKAGDKIIVTTEKDFVRLKGSILSEQLYYLPIKSSFLSDGDNFDENILNYVGSSTGNR, from the coding sequence ATGAATTTACTTCGAAAAATATTGTTCCCCTTTGCTGTTTTATATGGCTTTATTACTAGTGTTCGGAATTTTCTATTTGATATTAGGTTTCTAAAATCATATTCTTTTAATTTACCAATTATAGCTGTGGGAAACCTTAGTGTCGGCGGAACAGGAAAAACACCTCAGATTGAATATTTAATTCGGCTGCTTTCGGATAAATATAAAGTGGCGGCATTGAGCAGAGGTTACAAACGGCAGTCAGAAGGGTTTATTTTGGCAAATTCTGATTCAAATGCCTTGGAATTGGGCGATGAACCATTTCAGTTTTATCAAAAATTCAATAACATTCAGGTGGCGGTCGATGCCAATAGAAAAAACGGAATCGATCAGCTGCTTTCTCATTCAAATCCTCCAGAAGTCATTTTGTTAGATGATGCTTTTCAGCACCGGAAGGTAAAAGCGGGTTTTTATATTATGCTTACCGCTTATGGAGATTTGTATTGTGATGATTATATGCTGCCAACAGGAAATCTAAGAGAGAGCAGAAGCGGTGTAAAAAGAGCTGCTATTGTGGTTGTTACAAAATGCCCTTCAGACCTTTCGAAAGAGAAGCAAAACACCATAAAAAAACAGCTGAATCTCTCTCCAAATCAAAGTTTGTTTTTTACCTTTATTGCTTATGATGATGTCGTTTATTCGAATGAAAAGACGATAAAAGTAAGCGTAATTAAAAGCCGGGAAAAATTGCTTTTGGCAGGAATTGCAAAACCCGAGTCGTTTTTTGCTCATTTGATGCAAGGTAATGACGAATGCCTGACTTTTCCCGATCATCATCATTTTAGCGAAAGCGAATTACAGGAAATTAAGAAAAAAGCAGGCGATAAGATTATTGTAACAACAGAAAAAGATTTTGTCCGATTGAAAGGAAGTATTTTGAGTGAACAGCTTTATTATCTGCCAATAAAAAGTTCGTTCCTTTCAGACGGAGATAATTTTGATGAAAATATTTTAAATTATGTGGGATCAAGTACAGGAAACCGTTAG